GCCGATCAGCTCCTCGCAGTAACGGCGGCTGCCGATCCCGGCCTCGGCCAGGACCTTCTGCAGCCGCACGCCCTCTTTCTCGGTCACGTGTCCTCAACTATGTCGTCCGGAAGGTCATCTGGCAGGAACGGGGCGAGCTCGGGCAGCTCGTCCAGGTCGCGGAGCCCGAGCCGTTCCAGGAAGTACCCGGTGGTGCGGTACAGGTTCGCCTGGGACTCGGGGTCCTGCCCCGCGAGCTCGATGAGCCCGCGCAGCATCAGGGTGCGCATCACCCCGTCGCTGTTGACGCCGCGGATCGCCGACACGCGGGCACGGCTGACGGGCTGCCGGTACGCGACGACCGCGAGCGTCTCCAGCGCGGCCTGGGTGAGCCGCGCCTGCTGTCCGTCGGTGACGAACCGCTCCACGACCGGGGCGCACACGTCCCGGGTGTAGAACCGCCACCCGCCGGCGACCTCCCTGAGGTCGAACCCGCGGCCCTGTTCAGTGTACTCGGCGGCCAGCTCCCGCAGCGTCTCCGCGACCTCGCCGCGGGGGCGCTCCAGCAGCTGCGCGAGGGTCATCTCGCTGACCGGCTCGTCCACCACCAGCAGGATCGCCTCG
The sequence above is drawn from the Actinomadura hallensis genome and encodes:
- the scpB gene encoding SMC-Scp complex subunit ScpB; amino-acid sequence: MTGETGAQAPEPGLRASIEAILLVVDEPVSEMTLAQLLERPRGEVAETLRELAAEYTEQGRGFDLREVAGGWRFYTRDVCAPVVERFVTDGQQARLTQAALETLAVVAYRQPVSRARVSAIRGVNSDGVMRTLMLRGLIELAGQDPESQANLYRTTGYFLERLGLRDLDELPELAPFLPDDLPDDIVEDT